A single region of the Nitrospira sp. genome encodes:
- a CDS encoding response regulator, giving the protein MRMAWPFGQDANENVHLGRVLVVDDEDSIRGLLRKTLTQAGYDVEEAEDGGRAVEVLSSGDNPLLLDVIICDIRMPRINGVEAIGYFRAQYPSLPVIVLTGYHDERLAHTLRQQGVVLWLEKPAEREQILASVAQAIAGRRFSFYP; this is encoded by the coding sequence ATGAGAATGGCGTGGCCGTTCGGGCAGGATGCGAACGAGAACGTGCACCTGGGACGGGTCTTAGTGGTAGACGACGAGGATTCGATCCGCGGCCTACTCCGCAAGACGTTGACCCAGGCGGGATATGACGTGGAAGAGGCGGAGGACGGCGGGCGAGCTGTTGAAGTCTTGAGCAGTGGCGATAACCCGCTCCTGCTCGATGTGATTATTTGCGATATCCGGATGCCGCGAATCAATGGGGTTGAGGCGATCGGATATTTTCGCGCGCAGTATCCCTCCCTCCCGGTCATTGTGTTGACCGGCTACCACGATGAGCGCTTGGCCCATACGCTGCGCCAGCAGGGCGTGGTGCTGTGGTTGGAGAAGCCAGCCGAACGGGAGCAGATCCTTGCGTCGGTCGCGCAGGCCATTGCCGGGCGTCGCTTCAGCTTCTATCCGTGA
- a CDS encoding MOSC domain-containing protein — translation MQNTTGLIWSIQVGLPEQRHPDPSNDPAQKPWATGIFKRTVTGPVRLHRHNLEGDGQADLVHHGGPDKAVCAYPSEHWFHWHGLLPPHQLTGGAFGENFTLQGLTEEYVCIGDVFSVGSAVVQVSQPRQPCWKLARRWQRKDLALQVEQTGFTGWYFRVLQEGLVETNAILNLVERSYPEWTIATANHIMHHERDNRIAAEHLSRCPLLSSSWQETLRQRGQNRNEPDPQRRRTGDNHSE, via the coding sequence ATGCAGAACACGACCGGCCTCATATGGTCAATCCAGGTGGGATTGCCTGAGCAACGCCATCCGGACCCTTCCAACGATCCGGCTCAGAAACCCTGGGCCACCGGTATCTTCAAGCGCACGGTGACCGGTCCGGTCCGTCTGCATCGTCATAATCTTGAGGGAGACGGCCAAGCGGATCTCGTCCACCACGGAGGGCCGGACAAGGCCGTCTGCGCCTATCCCTCGGAACATTGGTTTCATTGGCACGGGCTCCTGCCGCCGCATCAGCTAACCGGGGGGGCCTTTGGAGAAAACTTCACGTTGCAAGGACTCACCGAGGAATACGTCTGTATCGGCGATGTCTTTTCCGTTGGGTCGGCCGTCGTGCAGGTGTCACAACCGCGCCAGCCCTGCTGGAAACTGGCTCGCCGCTGGCAGCGCAAGGATTTGGCGCTTCAGGTCGAACAGACCGGCTTCACAGGCTGGTATTTCCGGGTCTTACAGGAAGGCCTGGTGGAAACGAATGCGATCCTCAACCTGGTAGAACGCTCCTACCCAGAATGGACCATTGCCACGGCCAACCACATCATGCATCACGAGCGAGACAATCGGATTGCAGCCGAGCACCTGAGCCGATGTCCACTGCTGTCCTCCAGCTGGCAAGAAACCTTACGGCAACGGGGACAGAACCGGAACGAACCGGATCCACAACGACGGCGGACCGGCGACAATCATTCGGAATAA